A genomic stretch from Candidatus Limnocylindrales bacterium includes:
- a CDS encoding TetR/AcrR family transcriptional regulator, with amino-acid sequence MQSKRQFDAPKRPRGEATRARIREAANKLFLEQGFENTTVDAIVAAAGVSKGTFYLHFERKEDLLLEYGAKRLRLMRELVPDLLGSTSFRNALEQLVNKLARGKAWDRDVTGRAIVEIGTSAERLRVVAPHALLRPLVEVGQARGEVRNDVPPDALCQFILRSLLGALRDWGLGNDGLSRDEALDYALMLVLDAVTARPQVDA; translated from the coding sequence GTGCAATCGAAGCGACAATTCGACGCTCCCAAACGGCCTCGCGGCGAGGCGACCCGGGCCCGCATTCGCGAGGCGGCCAACAAGCTGTTCCTCGAGCAGGGCTTCGAGAACACGACGGTGGACGCCATCGTTGCCGCCGCCGGGGTTTCCAAGGGGACCTTCTACCTCCACTTCGAGCGCAAGGAGGACCTGCTCCTCGAGTACGGGGCCAAGCGCCTTCGGCTCATGCGCGAGCTGGTCCCGGACCTGCTCGGCAGCACCTCCTTCCGGAACGCGCTCGAGCAGCTGGTGAACAAGCTGGCCCGCGGCAAGGCCTGGGACCGGGACGTCACCGGCCGCGCGATCGTCGAGATCGGCACCAGCGCCGAGCGGCTCCGCGTGGTTGCGCCGCACGCGCTCCTGCGCCCGCTCGTGGAGGTCGGACAGGCCCGGGGCGAGGTGCGCAACGACGTTCCGCCCGATGCCCTGTGCCAGTTCATCCTGCGCTCGCTGCTCGGGGCTCTGCGCGACTGGGGCCTGGGCAACGACGGGCTCAGCCGCGACGAGGCGCTCGACTATGCGCTGATGCTCGTGCTGGACGCCGTCACCGCGCGGCCGCAAGTCGACGCCTGA
- a CDS encoding sigma-70 family RNA polymerase sigma factor — translation MTATSTTATAHPSIDAAVRARGDVASSATPASYEALFHEHRSFLWSLLYRLTGCAADADDLVQETFLRAMEKPPVDRASSLRPWLVRVAVNLGRDLLRRRRRSPYIGPWLPSPVPTGEEGEVVPTFEVVAAGVSTEGRYDLLESVSMAFLTALEALTPQQRAVLLLRDVFDYSVRETATVLGTREGAVKAAHLRARRAMAAYDAARRIPTDEVRDQARQTLWKLMQNLAAGDVEAIEGLLSEEARAYSDGGGEFYAALNPIFGAHNVARLYLGLFHKFHSASDYSVRMYNGLPAILVKVQAPPYERLARQFLIQLEPGPDGRIRRMYSVLASRKLTAVEF, via the coding sequence ATGACCGCGACGTCGACCACGGCCACGGCCCACCCATCGATCGATGCGGCGGTTCGCGCGCGTGGCGACGTCGCTTCATCTGCAACGCCGGCAAGTTATGAAGCACTGTTCCACGAGCACCGCAGCTTTCTATGGAGCCTGCTCTACCGCCTGACCGGCTGCGCGGCCGACGCCGACGATCTGGTGCAGGAGACCTTCCTTCGAGCCATGGAGAAGCCGCCGGTCGATCGCGCGTCCTCGCTGCGACCGTGGCTGGTGCGGGTGGCGGTCAACCTTGGCCGCGACCTGCTGCGGCGGCGCCGGCGCTCTCCGTATATCGGGCCGTGGCTGCCTTCGCCGGTTCCGACCGGCGAGGAGGGCGAGGTGGTGCCGACCTTCGAGGTCGTCGCCGCCGGCGTCTCCACCGAAGGCCGCTACGATCTGCTCGAGAGCGTCTCGATGGCATTCCTGACGGCGCTGGAGGCATTGACCCCGCAGCAGCGAGCGGTGCTGCTGTTGCGCGACGTGTTCGATTACTCGGTGCGCGAGACCGCGACGGTGCTCGGTACGCGCGAGGGCGCGGTCAAGGCGGCGCATCTTCGCGCGCGGCGGGCGATGGCGGCCTACGATGCCGCGCGCCGCATTCCCACCGACGAGGTGCGAGACCAGGCACGGCAGACGCTATGGAAGCTGATGCAGAACCTGGCGGCCGGCGACGTCGAGGCGATCGAAGGGCTGCTGAGCGAGGAAGCGCGCGCCTACAGCGACGGCGGCGGCGAGTTCTACGCCGCGCTCAATCCCATCTTCGGCGCCCACAACGTGGCTCGCCTGTACCTCGGGCTGTTCCACAAATTCCACAGTGCATCCGACTACTCCGTGCGAATGTATAACGGACTGCCTGCGATTCTGGTCAAGGTGCAGGCGCCGCCGTACGAGCGCCTGGCGCGGCAGTTCCTGATTCAGCTCGAGCCCGGGCCCGATGGCCGCATCCGCCGCATGTACTCGGTGCTGGCGTCGCGCAAGCTGACGGCGGTCGAGTTTTGA
- a CDS encoding PhoH family protein, whose product MEADAAVAGSGKIYVLDTSVIIYDHDAIQKFAEHDVAIPITVLEELDGFKKGNDSKNFSAREFIRFIDRISAESLLQDWVPINGPDKGRVRVILSARAETDAPRAEEFFDGSKADNKILSAALALQRQEPDKAVILVTKDIALRLKAKALNLRAEDYEAGKVNDLSLLYSGKSLVEHVASELVGAIHEEGRIPAESLTTAEMVRNQFFIIRNGKKSALGYFNAADRTVERIEKQTVYGVTARNAEQAFAVHALLKPEIKLVTLHGAAGTGKTLLALACALEQRSSFRQILVTRPAVPLGNKDIGYLPGDIASKLGPYMEPLWDNLKFIKGQFNEKDAAAKRIDEMLRLNKIEITPLTYIRGRSLSDVILIVDEAQNLTPHEVKTVVTRAGRNTKIVLTGDVRQIDTPYLDARSNGLAYLTDRLKGHELFAHVTLEKGERSELANLASELL is encoded by the coding sequence GTGGAAGCGGACGCGGCGGTAGCGGGCAGCGGAAAGATCTACGTTCTCGACACCTCCGTCATCATCTACGACCACGACGCCATCCAGAAGTTCGCCGAGCATGACGTCGCCATTCCCATCACCGTCCTGGAGGAGCTGGACGGCTTCAAGAAGGGCAACGACAGCAAGAACTTCAGCGCGCGCGAGTTCATCCGCTTCATCGACAGGATCTCGGCCGAATCCCTGCTGCAGGACTGGGTGCCCATCAACGGACCCGACAAGGGCCGCGTGCGCGTCATCCTGAGCGCCCGCGCCGAAACCGATGCGCCCAGGGCCGAAGAATTCTTCGACGGCAGCAAGGCGGACAACAAGATCCTGAGCGCCGCCCTCGCCCTGCAGCGGCAGGAGCCGGACAAGGCCGTCATCCTGGTCACCAAGGACATCGCGCTGCGCCTGAAGGCCAAGGCGCTCAACCTGCGCGCCGAGGATTACGAGGCGGGCAAGGTCAACGACCTCTCCCTCCTGTACTCGGGAAAGTCGCTGGTCGAGCACGTCGCCAGCGAGCTCGTGGGCGCGATCCATGAGGAAGGCCGCATTCCGGCCGAGTCGTTGACGACGGCGGAGATGGTCCGCAACCAGTTCTTCATCATCCGCAACGGCAAGAAATCGGCGCTCGGCTACTTCAACGCCGCCGACCGCACCGTCGAGCGCATCGAGAAGCAGACGGTGTACGGCGTCACCGCGCGCAACGCCGAGCAGGCGTTCGCGGTGCACGCGCTGCTCAAGCCCGAGATCAAGCTGGTGACGCTGCACGGCGCCGCCGGCACCGGCAAGACGCTGCTGGCGCTGGCGTGCGCGCTCGAGCAGCGCTCCAGCTTCCGACAGATCCTGGTGACGCGGCCGGCCGTGCCGCTCGGCAACAAGGACATCGGCTACCTGCCCGGCGACATCGCCTCCAAGCTGGGCCCGTACATGGAGCCGCTGTGGGACAACCTCAAGTTCATCAAGGGGCAGTTCAACGAGAAGGACGCCGCCGCCAAGCGCATCGACGAGATGCTGCGGCTGAACAAGATCGAGATCACGCCTCTGACCTACATCCGAGGCCGCAGCCTCTCCGACGTCATCCTCATCGTGGACGAGGCGCAGAACCTGACGCCGCACGAAGTGAAGACGGTGGTCACGCGCGCCGGTCGCAACACCAAGATCGTGCTGACCGGCGACGTGCGGCAGATCGACACGCCGTACCTGGATGCGCGATCGAACGGGCTGGCCTATCTGACCGATCGCCTGAAGGGGCACGAGCTGTTCGCGCACGTGACGCTGGAGAAAGGCGAGAGGTCGGAGCTGGCGAACCTGGCGAGCGAGCTGCTGTAG
- a CDS encoding M4 family metallopeptidase: protein MKLRRSTAGRRCGRAHLPTGSRHCGVPFFVAGAIVVMLTAAPAGIAHAKCDPLDGQVAFAEECDDGNLDDNDACTSDCLWNVCGDGKACTGTGTPGSECGTDGPTLLEQCDKGAEAATCDADCTLVQCGDAYPNLTAGEECDDGNGKSDDGCKNDCHRGRDEQLLALDALKAASLVPVEVWFENGIPTSVSMQVPLGAAADDPVAGALSFLVEFAALYRIEDPTRDLFLDRVSMDPELISVRFGQRVGDVPFRGGEIAVFLDAAGEVVGTHGRWHVDLPATAEEPLLQPEEAEAAAIADVTTLSDTATAAATKLVYYDTGFVQGEPSTPRLCWRVVLGGEREQDGGRTIADYYVDAFTGEIVWILDREQRARDFDLSTANGDTSISCWDTWDDPTTQWFTESGRTRAYRGGDADGDAMWALTNSTYDWWLRTYGRRSWDGSDEQVEVYAHVGGAPNAFALDDCLKFTNGMFSTDVYAHEFAHGIDHETAELDYQFQSGAVSESLADFFGVAVAGFDNWYFGEGTAAGGTCTGGPAGAARNLSDPPTCGAVPNVMGGPPVPDPDHMSAFRRIALDNGGVHTNSGILNKAFFLIADGGTHRGITIPPDLGRSLTAFYLYRTLTQRLTEESQIIDVRNEFLNAMRGVGDARPPAIMFSLTALCRVRNAFAAVGLAPTALDTDCDGTPDTADPDTDDDGVPSSRDNCDGIASADQTDSDGDGAGDLCDADNDSDGICDFAGPALAGTPGTTMGCQRAPSGRDNCRSMPNVDQRDFDNDGTGDACEDSDGDGVFDNRDNCPTLVTAVRTDADNDGTGDACDPDDDNDRICDQNGPEPAGPGALAGCNRGTWSIDTCPNRWNAMDQGDADGDILTCNDPLPSSHRSFGCGDHCDSCPAVFNDSQTDLDRDGTGDACDDDDDGDGVPDASDNCPTVRNAVQNDLDGDGYGTACDPDDWAVLRDTQGTLVTGLLGMDGQTPLEIRFPSCDELDCTSWLSPTIERRLLFELPSPMRVQIIDDDGKVVAKSDADLNPTLRFVPDPQWYYVPPAIVPIGAATRAHAERALRSASPPPYVGKQYTLRIFPGKDASPTIGASFAIGSLQAQRCAPAPVETCKLSMQPGDSSLAVRKSAKGSRRIVWKVAAASAAEPDDFGDPTAGGSYALCFYEEDTALPHLVAELLVPGGGQCGDRPCWKSTRTGKTGQGWHFSDSAGNHDGIRTIGFRSGSDGESVLMIKASGSDVPVPPLPAMLPMRVQLQASDGACWQATYLPGSAEVNDETTLQAAGD, encoded by the coding sequence ATGAAGCTTCGCCGTTCGACGGCAGGTCGCCGCTGCGGCCGCGCCCATCTTCCGACCGGCTCGCGCCACTGCGGCGTGCCGTTCTTCGTTGCCGGCGCCATCGTCGTCATGCTCACCGCAGCACCCGCCGGCATCGCGCACGCCAAGTGCGATCCGCTCGACGGGCAGGTGGCGTTCGCCGAAGAATGCGACGACGGCAACCTCGACGACAACGACGCCTGCACCAGCGACTGCCTCTGGAACGTGTGCGGCGACGGCAAGGCCTGCACCGGCACCGGCACCCCCGGCTCCGAATGCGGCACCGATGGCCCGACGCTGCTCGAGCAGTGCGACAAGGGGGCCGAAGCGGCGACGTGCGACGCCGATTGCACCCTCGTTCAATGCGGCGACGCCTATCCGAACCTTACGGCGGGCGAGGAGTGCGACGACGGCAACGGCAAGAGCGACGACGGCTGCAAGAACGACTGCCACCGGGGACGCGACGAGCAGCTTCTGGCGCTGGACGCGCTGAAGGCCGCGTCGCTGGTGCCGGTGGAGGTCTGGTTCGAGAACGGCATTCCGACTTCGGTCTCGATGCAGGTCCCGCTCGGCGCGGCGGCCGACGATCCCGTGGCTGGTGCGCTCTCCTTCCTGGTCGAGTTCGCGGCGCTCTATCGCATCGAGGATCCGACGCGCGACCTGTTCCTGGACCGCGTCTCGATGGACCCCGAGCTCATCTCGGTACGGTTCGGGCAGAGGGTCGGCGACGTGCCGTTTCGGGGCGGTGAGATCGCCGTCTTCCTGGATGCGGCCGGTGAGGTGGTCGGAACGCACGGACGCTGGCACGTCGATCTGCCGGCGACGGCCGAGGAGCCGCTGCTGCAGCCGGAGGAGGCCGAGGCTGCGGCGATCGCCGATGTCACCACGCTCTCGGACACCGCCACGGCGGCCGCCACCAAGCTCGTCTACTACGACACGGGCTTCGTGCAGGGCGAGCCCTCCACTCCGCGTCTGTGCTGGCGAGTGGTGCTCGGCGGCGAGCGCGAGCAGGACGGCGGCCGCACCATCGCCGACTACTACGTCGACGCCTTCACCGGCGAGATCGTCTGGATCCTCGATCGCGAACAACGCGCGCGCGACTTCGACCTGAGCACGGCCAACGGCGACACGTCCATCAGCTGCTGGGACACCTGGGATGATCCGACCACACAGTGGTTCACCGAAAGCGGACGCACGCGCGCCTACCGCGGCGGCGATGCCGATGGCGATGCCATGTGGGCACTGACCAACTCCACCTACGACTGGTGGCTGCGAACCTACGGCCGCCGAAGCTGGGACGGCAGCGACGAGCAGGTCGAGGTGTACGCGCACGTCGGCGGCGCCCCCAATGCGTTCGCGCTGGACGACTGCCTGAAGTTCACGAACGGGATGTTCTCGACCGACGTCTACGCGCACGAGTTCGCGCATGGCATCGACCACGAAACCGCCGAGCTCGACTATCAGTTCCAGAGCGGTGCCGTCTCCGAATCCCTCGCCGATTTCTTCGGCGTCGCGGTGGCCGGGTTCGACAACTGGTATTTCGGCGAAGGCACCGCCGCGGGCGGGACGTGCACGGGCGGCCCCGCCGGCGCCGCGCGCAACCTGTCCGACCCTCCGACGTGCGGGGCGGTTCCGAACGTCATGGGCGGTCCGCCCGTCCCCGACCCCGACCACATGTCCGCCTTTCGCCGCATCGCGCTCGACAACGGCGGCGTGCACACGAACTCCGGCATCCTCAACAAGGCGTTCTTCCTCATCGCCGACGGCGGCACGCATCGCGGAATCACCATTCCGCCCGATCTCGGCCGCAGCCTGACCGCGTTCTACCTGTATCGGACGCTGACGCAGCGCCTGACGGAGGAGTCGCAGATCATCGACGTGCGCAACGAGTTCCTCAACGCCATGCGTGGCGTCGGCGATGCTCGTCCGCCGGCGATCATGTTCAGCCTGACCGCGCTGTGCCGCGTCCGCAATGCATTCGCGGCGGTCGGCCTGGCGCCGACCGCCCTGGACACGGACTGCGACGGCACGCCCGACACCGCCGACCCCGACACCGACGACGACGGCGTTCCGAGCTCGCGCGACAACTGCGACGGGATCGCCTCGGCCGACCAGACCGACTCGGACGGCGACGGCGCCGGCGACCTGTGCGACGCGGACAATGACAGCGACGGCATCTGTGATTTCGCCGGCCCTGCGCTGGCCGGCACGCCGGGGACGACGATGGGATGCCAGCGCGCGCCCTCCGGCCGTGACAACTGCCGCAGCATGCCCAACGTCGACCAGCGCGACTTCGACAACGACGGCACCGGCGATGCCTGCGAGGACAGCGACGGTGACGGCGTCTTCGACAACCGCGACAACTGTCCGACGCTGGTGACGGCGGTGCGCACGGACGCCGACAACGACGGCACCGGCGATGCGTGCGATCCCGATGACGACAACGACCGCATCTGCGATCAGAACGGGCCGGAGCCGGCCGGCCCCGGCGCCCTCGCCGGCTGCAACCGCGGCACGTGGAGCATCGACACCTGTCCGAACCGATGGAACGCGATGGATCAGGGCGATGCCGACGGCGACATCCTCACGTGCAACGACCCGCTGCCCTCGTCGCACCGCAGCTTCGGCTGCGGCGATCACTGCGACAGCTGTCCGGCCGTCTTCAACGACTCGCAGACCGATCTGGACCGTGACGGGACCGGAGACGCGTGCGACGACGACGATGACGGCGACGGCGTGCCCGATGCATCCGACAACTGTCCGACCGTGCGCAACGCGGTGCAGAACGACCTCGACGGCGACGGATACGGCACCGCATGCGATCCGGACGACTGGGCCGTGCTGCGCGACACGCAGGGGACGCTGGTGACCGGCCTGCTCGGCATGGACGGCCAGACGCCCCTGGAGATCCGGTTCCCGTCCTGCGACGAGCTCGACTGCACCTCCTGGCTGTCGCCGACGATCGAGCGACGCCTCCTCTTCGAGCTGCCCTCGCCCATGCGCGTGCAGATCATCGACGATGACGGCAAGGTCGTGGCCAAGTCGGACGCCGATCTGAATCCGACGCTGCGCTTCGTGCCCGATCCGCAGTGGTACTACGTGCCGCCCGCCATCGTGCCGATCGGCGCCGCCACGCGCGCGCACGCCGAGCGCGCGCTGCGCAGTGCCTCGCCGCCGCCCTACGTCGGCAAGCAGTACACGCTTCGCATCTTTCCCGGAAAAGACGCGTCGCCGACCATCGGCGCTTCGTTCGCGATCGGATCGCTGCAGGCGCAGCGGTGCGCGCCGGCGCCGGTGGAGACGTGCAAGCTTTCGATGCAGCCGGGCGATTCGTCGCTGGCCGTCAGGAAAAGCGCCAAGGGCAGCCGCAGGATCGTGTGGAAGGTGGCCGCCGCGTCGGCCGCCGAGCCCGACGACTTCGGCGATCCCACGGCGGGCGGCAGCTACGCGCTGTGCTTCTACGAAGAAGACACCGCGCTGCCGCACCTGGTGGCCGAGCTGCTGGTGCCCGGCGGCGGCCAGTGCGGCGACAGGCCGTGCTGGAAGAGCACGCGCACGGGCAAGACCGGCCAGGGCTGGCACTTCAGCGACAGCGCCGGAAACCACGACGGGATTCGCACGATCGGTTTCCGCAGCGGCAGCGACGGCGAGTCCGTACTGATGATCAAGGCCAGCGGATCCGATGTTCCGGTGCCACCGCTGCCCGCCATGCTGCCGATGCGCGTGCAGTTGCAGGCAAGCGACGGCGCCTGCTGGCAGGCCACCTACCTGCCGGGGTCGGCGGAGGTCAACGACGAAACGACGCTGCAGGCCGCGGGGGATTGA
- a CDS encoding endonuclease/exonuclease/phosphatase family protein has protein sequence MSAARARNVRTDCGALALLLAMVAGPAAAATKTYEPCPDASYVLSSGAVFEEDATSDTITVEDGTVSLGDSCPGSAAAKLRIKAGRTKTVIRAAWDACAGKIGKVRLKLAIDRPTCERVTGKIGYRDPSGVTARVPVAATADVGDSIRIGAFNVQFLPSTVFQKPLDHADKIAKRIVESGYDFIVLSEVFDDEAGERFRELLGNPVSGRPAHYPHHISELDGDTVLAEQSGLAIFSKFPFINVLSAGCDGSSCDGDCIGSACGNVVFLTYHECDDTAWPWDIGDCDADKGMAYARLRNPVTGTVYSVLWTHTQASYPGADTPSDEQAHVETRKQQLGLAGYLLNNHRPADGGGDQVFLMGDLNIDGNLAQPNLGNTGDAPNRYEFDYHFTQTNDFFQGYFLDPWQLENSPSGTDPGLTNMTHYEGNAGARLDYIARHAPNSPQLALPGGNDLCFQHMTVAYNLFWSDDPARYRPKGMGLGGEFSLSDHFGVNADINRWAPQCRPADAAVIAPAPGVPTTFSGEIQHPGGMQWWRVDSPGSHSIAILDSANQVVTDDFIVTMYRASDLSTPINPYRHETSTVTLNQEQITASRHEILQPPYYLRVSHRYRTQTGPYRLLVLRHDCASLEQSCALRPALFKDHVLPNVFQGRDEAWFDLETDALPAGVAPQGLQFLVDRVHPDAAGLYTLRLYDTDGLTQLGETSAATDEGSGLLTLRLARSEDRRRKMFLTVTRASRANYAAGTETDFSIGWTSNLSILFANSLGVTLQAVTENDDISADDEIRFSYVRKDGVVSGSHTIVDEDFEAGEVANVAPLLQVPNYFYDEVQVRFLEDDDTSGSDILDFTIDALLPTDTQPLLDTHQQRSFDTGGDYVLRYSVGHYLPD, from the coding sequence ATGTCCGCTGCCAGAGCCCGAAACGTGCGCACCGACTGCGGCGCTCTGGCGCTGCTCCTGGCGATGGTGGCGGGGCCGGCGGCCGCCGCGACCAAGACGTATGAGCCGTGCCCGGATGCCTCCTACGTCCTCTCCTCCGGCGCCGTCTTCGAAGAGGACGCCACCAGCGACACCATCACCGTCGAAGACGGCACCGTCTCGCTCGGCGACTCCTGCCCCGGATCGGCCGCCGCCAAACTGCGTATCAAGGCAGGCCGCACCAAGACGGTCATTCGCGCGGCCTGGGACGCCTGCGCCGGCAAGATCGGCAAGGTGCGGCTCAAGCTGGCCATCGATCGGCCCACGTGCGAGCGGGTCACCGGCAAGATCGGCTACAGGGATCCCTCGGGCGTCACCGCGCGCGTGCCGGTCGCCGCCACCGCCGATGTCGGCGACTCCATCCGCATCGGCGCCTTCAACGTGCAGTTCCTGCCGAGCACGGTCTTCCAGAAGCCGCTGGACCACGCCGACAAGATCGCCAAGCGCATCGTCGAGAGCGGCTACGACTTCATCGTCCTGAGCGAGGTCTTCGATGACGAGGCCGGAGAGCGGTTTCGCGAGCTTCTCGGCAATCCGGTCTCCGGCAGGCCGGCGCACTACCCGCACCACATCTCCGAGCTGGACGGCGACACAGTGCTCGCCGAGCAGAGCGGGCTGGCCATCTTCAGCAAATTTCCGTTCATCAACGTCCTCTCCGCCGGATGCGACGGGTCGAGCTGCGACGGTGACTGCATCGGAAGCGCCTGCGGCAACGTCGTCTTCCTGACCTACCATGAGTGCGACGACACGGCCTGGCCGTGGGACATCGGCGACTGCGACGCCGACAAGGGCATGGCCTACGCCCGCCTTCGCAATCCCGTCACCGGCACCGTCTACAGCGTGCTGTGGACGCACACGCAGGCGTCGTACCCTGGCGCCGACACGCCGAGCGACGAGCAAGCGCACGTCGAAACGCGCAAGCAGCAGCTCGGGCTGGCGGGATACCTTCTGAACAACCACCGTCCGGCCGATGGCGGCGGCGACCAGGTGTTCCTCATGGGCGATCTCAACATCGACGGAAATCTGGCGCAGCCGAACCTCGGCAATACCGGCGATGCACCCAACCGCTACGAGTTCGACTATCACTTCACGCAGACGAACGACTTCTTCCAGGGCTACTTCCTCGATCCATGGCAGCTGGAGAATTCGCCGTCGGGCACCGACCCTGGCCTGACCAACATGACGCACTACGAGGGCAATGCGGGGGCGCGCCTCGACTACATCGCACGGCACGCACCGAACTCGCCGCAGCTTGCGCTGCCGGGCGGCAACGACCTGTGCTTCCAGCACATGACCGTGGCCTACAACCTGTTCTGGTCGGATGACCCTGCCCGCTACAGGCCCAAGGGAATGGGGCTCGGCGGCGAGTTCTCGCTCAGCGATCACTTCGGCGTCAACGCCGACATCAACCGCTGGGCGCCGCAGTGCCGGCCTGCCGACGCGGCCGTCATCGCACCGGCGCCTGGCGTGCCGACCACTTTCAGCGGCGAGATCCAGCACCCCGGCGGCATGCAGTGGTGGCGCGTCGACTCGCCGGGCAGTCATTCCATCGCCATTCTGGACTCGGCCAACCAGGTGGTGACCGACGACTTCATCGTCACCATGTACAGGGCAAGCGACCTGTCCACCCCGATCAATCCCTACCGGCACGAGACCTCGACCGTCACCCTGAACCAGGAGCAGATCACGGCTTCGCGTCACGAGATCCTGCAGCCTCCCTACTACCTGCGCGTCTCGCACCGGTATCGCACCCAGACCGGTCCCTATCGTCTTCTCGTGCTGCGACACGACTGCGCGAGCCTCGAGCAGTCGTGCGCGCTGCGACCGGCGCTTTTCAAGGACCACGTGCTGCCCAATGTCTTCCAGGGGCGGGACGAGGCGTGGTTCGATCTGGAAACCGACGCATTGCCGGCGGGCGTCGCGCCTCAGGGTCTTCAGTTCCTGGTCGATCGCGTGCACCCGGACGCGGCGGGCCTCTACACGCTGCGGCTCTACGACACCGACGGCCTCACCCAGCTCGGCGAGACCTCGGCGGCAACCGACGAAGGCAGCGGGCTCCTGACTTTGCGCCTGGCGCGCTCGGAGGATCGGCGCCGCAAGATGTTCCTGACCGTGACCCGCGCCAGCCGCGCCAACTACGCTGCCGGCACCGAGACGGATTTCTCCATCGGCTGGACGAGCAACCTTTCGATCCTGTTCGCGAACAGCCTCGGCGTGACGCTGCAAGCGGTCACCGAAAACGACGACATCAGCGCCGACGACGAAATCCGTTTCTCGTACGTGCGCAAGGACGGCGTGGTCAGCGGGTCGCACACCATCGTCGATGAGGACTTCGAAGCGGGCGAGGTCGCCAATGTTGCGCCCCTCCTGCAGGTCCCCAACTATTTCTACGACGAGGTCCAGGTGCGCTTCCTGGAGGACGACGACACATCCGGCAGCGACATCCTCGACTTCACGATCGATGCGCTGCTGCCGACCGACACGCAGCCTCTGCTGGACACGCACCAGCAACGGTCCTTCGACACCGGCGGCGACTACGTGCTGCGCTACAGCGTCGGCCACTATCTGCCCGACTGA
- a CDS encoding tetratricopeptide repeat protein: MIRSLAPFVFVGMLLIGGCSQGADELLSTAQLEEKQDNPDNARRLYEQIVRDHPGSPQAATARERLAALAERGEHQ; encoded by the coding sequence ATGATCCGTTCCCTGGCTCCGTTCGTTTTCGTTGGCATGTTGCTGATCGGCGGCTGCAGCCAAGGCGCCGACGAGCTCCTCTCCACCGCGCAGCTCGAGGAGAAGCAGGACAACCCGGACAACGCGCGGCGGCTCTACGAGCAGATCGTGCGCGATCACCCCGGCAGTCCGCAGGCGGCCACGGCGCGCGAGCGTCTGGCGGCGCTGGCCGAACGCGGCGAGCACCAATGA